One window of the Klebsiella sp. WP3-W18-ESBL-02 genome contains the following:
- a CDS encoding aldo/keto reductase: protein MQYDTLGHTGLRVSRLCLGCMTFGEPYRGKHAWTLPEDSSRPIIQRALEGGINFFDTANSYSDGSSEEIVGRALRDFARRDDVVVATKVYHQVGDLEEGLSRAQILRSIDDSLRRLGMEYVDLLQIHRWDYRTPIEETLEALDAVVKSGKARFIGASSMHARQFAHALALQKANGWTPFVTMQDHYNLIYREEERDMLPLCAQEGVAVIPWSPLARGRLTRPWGETTARLVSDEFGQTLYSATEENDEQIAGELERVAEEVEASRAQTALAWLLSKPGVAAPIIGASREDQLDELLNAVDITLTPEQIASMEAPYQPHPVVGFK from the coding sequence ATGCAATACGATACCTTAGGACACACTGGCCTTCGGGTCTCTCGTCTCTGCCTTGGCTGTATGACATTCGGCGAACCGTATCGGGGTAAGCATGCCTGGACGCTGCCGGAAGACAGCAGCCGCCCGATCATCCAGCGCGCACTGGAAGGCGGCATTAACTTTTTCGACACCGCCAACAGCTATTCCGACGGCAGCAGCGAGGAGATTGTCGGCCGCGCGCTGCGCGATTTTGCCCGCCGTGATGACGTGGTGGTGGCCACCAAGGTTTACCATCAGGTTGGCGATCTTGAAGAAGGCCTCTCCCGCGCACAAATACTCCGCTCGATCGACGACAGCCTCCGCCGCCTTGGTATGGAGTACGTCGACCTGCTGCAAATCCACCGCTGGGACTACCGCACGCCCATAGAAGAGACGCTGGAAGCGCTGGACGCCGTGGTGAAGTCGGGTAAAGCCCGGTTTATCGGCGCGTCATCCATGCACGCCCGCCAGTTCGCCCATGCGCTGGCGCTGCAAAAAGCCAACGGCTGGACGCCGTTTGTGACGATGCAGGACCACTACAACCTGATCTACCGGGAAGAAGAGCGCGATATGCTGCCACTGTGCGCGCAGGAAGGCGTCGCGGTTATTCCGTGGAGCCCGCTGGCGCGCGGTCGTCTGACGCGGCCGTGGGGAGAAACCACCGCGCGGCTGGTGTCCGATGAGTTTGGGCAAACGCTGTACAGCGCCACGGAAGAGAATGACGAGCAGATCGCGGGGGAGCTCGAACGCGTGGCCGAAGAGGTCGAGGCGAGCCGGGCGCAGACGGCGCTGGCGTGGCTATTGAGTAAACCTGGCGTGGCAGCGCCGATTATTGGCGCATCGCGTGAAGATCAGCTCGATGAGCTGCTGAATGCGGTGGATATTACGCTGACGCCGGAGCAGATTGCATCGATGGAAGCGCCGTACCAACCGCATCCGGTGGTGGGATTTAAGTAG
- the pgpA gene encoding phosphatidylglycerophosphatase A, translating into MILAKNDIAKSRLNLRNPWHLLATGFGSGLSPIVPGTMGSIAAIPFWYLLTFLPLQIYSLVVMFGICIGVYICRRTARDMGTHDHGSIVWDEFIGMWITLMAIPAMTWQWVLAGFVVFRIFDMWKPWPIRWFDRNVHGGMGIMIDDIVAGVISAGILYVVGHHLL; encoded by the coding sequence ATCATTTTGGCTAAGAACGATATTGCGAAAAGCCGCCTGAATTTACGCAACCCGTGGCACCTGCTTGCTACCGGGTTCGGCAGCGGCCTGAGCCCGATAGTGCCGGGAACGATGGGCTCAATTGCCGCGATCCCGTTCTGGTATCTGCTGACGTTTCTGCCGCTACAGATCTACTCTCTGGTGGTGATGTTTGGCATCTGTATCGGTGTCTACATATGCCGCCGCACGGCGCGAGATATGGGGACCCACGATCACGGCAGCATCGTGTGGGACGAGTTTATTGGAATGTGGATCACCCTGATGGCCATCCCGGCGATGACCTGGCAGTGGGTATTGGCCGGGTTTGTGGTGTTCCGTATTTTCGACATGTGGAAGCCGTGGCCGATCCGCTGGTTTGACCGTAACGTCCACGGTGGGATGGGGATCATGATCGATGATATCGTCGCCGGGGTGATTTCGGCGGGGATTTTGTACGTGGTGGGGCACCACCTCCTGTAG